In Helicobacter mastomyrinus, a single genomic region encodes these proteins:
- a CDS encoding fumarate reductase cytochrome b subunit, with the protein MREDKIIESYTGVTPQRKKSNVPARLDFWQSATGLFLGLFMLAHLLFVSSILISKEAMYKVTKFFEGSMIFGEAGEPRIVSVIVAIVIIVLVAHAFLAMRKFPINYKQFLALRVHKDLMKHGDTTYWVIQAATGFAIFFLAMPHVFIMLTQPENIGPSASAYRFYHQDFYLLYALLLFAVEFHGSIGLYRLCIKWGWFEGLGIKTLRAIKLALTIFCLVLGIASYIAYMQIGHGLDSSKSIEEYRILDEHTQGKGE; encoded by the coding sequence ATGCGAGAGGATAAGATAATTGAGAGTTACACAGGAGTAACGCCTCAAAGAAAAAAAAGTAATGTCCCAGCAAGGCTTGATTTTTGGCAAAGTGCGACAGGATTGTTTTTGGGGCTATTCATGTTAGCTCACTTGCTTTTTGTGTCCAGCATTCTTATCAGCAAGGAAGCGATGTATAAGGTTACAAAGTTCTTCGAAGGAAGTATGATTTTTGGTGAAGCAGGTGAGCCAAGGATTGTTTCCGTAATTGTTGCCATTGTTATCATTGTGCTTGTAGCACACGCATTTTTAGCAATGAGAAAATTTCCTATTAACTACAAGCAATTCCTGGCACTCCGTGTTCATAAGGACTTAATGAAGCACGGCGATACGACATATTGGGTAATCCAAGCAGCTACAGGTTTTGCTATATTTTTCCTTGCTATGCCACATGTATTTATTATGCTTACTCAGCCAGAAAATATTGGTCCTAGTGCATCTGCATATAGATTTTATCACCAAGATTTTTATCTTCTTTACGCGCTCTTGCTTTTCGCGGTTGAGTTTCACGGCTCTATTGGGCTTTATAGGCTTTGTATTAAATGGGGTTGGTTTGAAGGTTTAGGTATAAAAACTTTGCGAGCTATTAAACTTGCTCTTACTATTTTCTGCCTTGTGCTTGGTATCGCGTCATATATTGCTTATATGCAAATTGGACACGGACTAGATAGTAGCAAAAGCATAGAAGAATACAGAATCTTAGATGAGCACACACAAGGAAAAGGAGAATAA
- a CDS encoding fumarate reductase flavoprotein subunit encodes MKVVYSDALIIGGGLAGLRASIAAQQVGLNTIVLSLVPVKRSHSAAAQGGMQASLGNSVKSDGDNEDLHFADTVKGSDWGCDQDVARMFVTTAPKAIRELAGFGVPWTRIQKGDRPAVINGEKVTITEDDFRHGYIHSRDFGGTKKWRTCYTADATGHTMLYAVANEAYKLGVDIQDRKEALSLIHQDGKCYGAVVRDLVTGELSAYVSKGTLLATGGYGRVYRNTTNAVICEGTGAAIAMETGVAKLGNMEAVQFHPTPLVPSGILLTEGCRGDGGVLRDVDGYRFMPDYEPEKKELASRDVVSRRMLEHIRNGKGVKSPYGDHLWLDISILGRAHVERNLRDVQDICKTFAGIDPATPGVWAPVRPMQHYSMGGVRTNYKGETHLKGLFAAGEVACWDLHGFNRLGGNSVSEAVVSGMIIGEYFTEHCQGAQVDVQTSTLEKFVQKQQDYLSALLNSTGNEDVYVLKNAMKDIMDNDVGIFRDGKSLQEAVNKLEELYKRSKNIRVQNKKMHNNPELEDAYRTPKMLKIALCVAKGALDRTESRGAHTREDYPKRDDANWLKRTLTSWENPNQTLPTVTYEDLDIMKMEIAPGFRGYGAKGMIIEHPNSAIRQAEIDKITQEIQAKGGDRYALQEALMPFNLQPKFKARNQRLGDKQ; translated from the coding sequence ATGAAGGTAGTATATAGTGATGCCTTAATTATTGGAGGTGGTTTGGCAGGACTTAGGGCTTCTATAGCAGCACAACAAGTAGGCTTAAACACGATTGTATTATCTCTCGTACCGGTGAAAAGAAGCCACTCTGCTGCGGCTCAAGGTGGTATGCAAGCAAGTCTAGGAAACTCTGTAAAGAGTGATGGAGACAATGAGGATTTACACTTTGCAGATACTGTGAAGGGAAGTGATTGGGGTTGTGATCAAGATGTAGCAAGAATGTTTGTTACCACAGCTCCTAAGGCGATTCGTGAGTTAGCAGGATTTGGTGTGCCCTGGACGAGAATCCAAAAGGGAGATAGACCTGCGGTAATTAATGGTGAAAAGGTAACTATTACCGAAGATGACTTTAGACACGGCTATATCCATTCACGTGACTTTGGCGGCACAAAAAAATGGCGCACTTGCTATACAGCAGACGCTACCGGACATACTATGCTTTATGCAGTGGCTAATGAAGCCTATAAGCTTGGTGTGGATATCCAAGACAGAAAAGAAGCCCTCTCACTCATTCATCAAGATGGCAAATGCTATGGTGCTGTGGTGCGGGATTTAGTAACAGGTGAGCTTTCTGCATATGTTTCTAAAGGCACTCTTCTTGCCACAGGTGGCTATGGTAGAGTGTATCGCAATACCACAAATGCCGTGATTTGTGAAGGCACAGGGGCGGCAATTGCTATGGAGACAGGTGTGGCGAAGCTTGGCAATATGGAGGCAGTGCAGTTCCACCCCACCCCGCTTGTCCCTAGCGGAATCTTACTCACTGAGGGTTGTCGTGGTGATGGTGGTGTGCTACGTGATGTTGATGGCTATCGTTTCATGCCTGATTATGAGCCAGAAAAGAAAGAATTGGCAAGTAGAGATGTGGTTTCACGAAGAATGCTTGAGCATATACGCAATGGCAAGGGTGTTAAATCCCCTTATGGCGATCATTTGTGGCTTGATATTTCTATCTTAGGACGCGCACACGTGGAGAGAAACTTGCGTGATGTGCAGGATATTTGCAAGACATTTGCTGGAATCGATCCTGCTACACCGGGTGTTTGGGCGCCCGTAAGACCAATGCAGCACTATTCTATGGGTGGTGTTCGCACAAACTATAAGGGAGAGACTCATCTCAAAGGCTTATTTGCAGCGGGTGAAGTGGCTTGCTGGGATTTGCACGGATTTAATAGACTTGGTGGAAACTCTGTGAGTGAGGCTGTGGTATCAGGTATGATTATTGGTGAATACTTTACAGAACATTGTCAAGGGGCACAAGTTGATGTGCAAACTTCCACACTTGAAAAATTTGTCCAAAAACAACAAGATTATCTTAGTGCATTGCTCAATAGCACAGGCAATGAAGATGTCTATGTGTTAAAAAATGCGATGAAAGATATTATGGATAATGATGTAGGGATTTTCCGCGATGGCAAAAGTTTGCAAGAAGCTGTTAATAAGCTTGAAGAGCTTTATAAACGAAGTAAGAATATTCGTGTGCAAAATAAGAAAATGCACAATAACCCTGAGCTTGAAGATGCTTACCGCACACCAAAAATGCTTAAAATTGCGCTATGCGTAGCAAAAGGTGCGCTTGATAGGACAGAATCTCGTGGTGCGCACACACGTGAAGATTATCCAAAACGAGATGATGCAAATTGGCTAAAACGCACTCTCACAAGCTGGGAAAACCCAAATCAAACTTTACCAACGGTAACGTATGAAGATTTGGACATTATGAAAATGGAAATCGCGCCGGGATTCCGTGGGTATGGAGCTAAGGGTATGATTATAGAGCACCCAAATAGTGCGATTCGTCAAGCTGAAATTGACAAAATCACGCAAGAAATCCAAGCTAAAGGTGGCGATAGATACGCTTTGCAAGAAGCTTTAATGCCCTTCAATCTCCAGCCAAAATTTAAAGCAAGAAATCAACGATTAGGAGACAAACAATGA
- a CDS encoding fumarate reductase iron-sulfur subunit: protein MSAATQQRGRILTIRALKFDPQSAVSKPHFREYQIEEAHSMTVFIALGMIREQQDPDLSFDFVCRAGICGSCAMMINGRPRLACKTLTQDFADGIITLMPLPAFKLIKDLSVNTGEWFAGMTKRVESWIHTQHAPDISKLEMPIEPNVADEIFELDRCIECGCCIASCATKVMRDDFVGAAGMNRIVRFMIDPHDERTDEDYYELVGNDDGVFGCMSLIACHDTCPKELPLQSKIAYLRRKMVSVGLKK, encoded by the coding sequence ATGAGTGCAGCAACACAACAAAGAGGAAGAATACTAACTATTCGAGCATTGAAGTTTGACCCACAAAGTGCGGTCTCAAAGCCACATTTTCGCGAATACCAAATAGAAGAAGCACATTCTATGACGGTTTTTATCGCATTGGGTATGATTAGAGAGCAGCAAGACCCGGATTTAAGCTTTGACTTTGTGTGCCGTGCAGGGATTTGCGGAAGCTGCGCGATGATGATTAATGGACGCCCACGTCTTGCGTGTAAAACACTCACACAGGATTTCGCTGATGGCATTATTACACTTATGCCACTTCCTGCATTTAAGCTTATTAAAGATTTGAGCGTGAATACAGGCGAATGGTTTGCGGGTATGACAAAACGGGTAGAGAGCTGGATACATACACAGCACGCCCCTGATATTTCTAAACTTGAAATGCCTATTGAGCCTAATGTAGCCGATGAAATCTTTGAGCTTGATAGATGTATTGAATGTGGCTGTTGTATCGCAAGCTGTGCAACTAAAGTAATGAGAGATGATTTCGTAGGTGCTGCGGGTATGAATAGAATCGTGCGTTTTATGATTGATCCACACGATGAGCGAACTGATGAGGATTATTATGAACTTGTGGGTAATGATGATGGTGTATTTGGCTGTATGAGCCTTATTGCTTGCCATGATACCTGTCCTAAAGAACTCCCATTGCAAAGCAAAATCGCTTATTTGCGTCGCAAAATGGTAAGTGTAGGTTTGAAGAAATAA
- a CDS encoding phospholipase D family protein produces MTFMHFIHFIQSTFLSSTNIALFTLVCLFVFAGCSSIVASTKDIKDPSMLSSNPPPIFDPLTSNIAAPHIKILKNNPTLTGGVLVSDGVDAFLSRAYLARMAKKSIILQTYIYKNDMASRILMHEIWLAAQRGVIIKLLIDDNGLDSDFSDIIALDSHPNIEVKIFNPYKNRSRILRYPEMVFDFDRINHRMHNKLFIVDDIALIIGGRNIADNYFDQNIDVNFVDTDVLFVGKVAKDAKDNFYEYWNFHRSIPVSLLPLKSSIKKFKASMEKIKANPQWERYEEEMHTLIDKYNNKTLYWGNATYIGDAPQKVQDTQTPKPIAKALVEILNRTNNNLYISAAYLVPGKEGMKIFETLLASGIEVQILTNSLASTDSLVVYGAWERYRNALVKGGAQVYEYQYLGKGKSKLRDKISKSKASLHSKSIVFDDTITWIGSFNLDPRSIYLNTESVVIFDNPQFAKALKADLIEDMEDAWKVYENHGKTYWEGEHEGKIQTLSYPPDTSIWTRMLKALSKLLPENQI; encoded by the coding sequence ATGACTTTTATGCACTTTATACATTTCATACAATCTACTTTCCTTTCATCAACGAATATCGCTCTTTTTACTCTTGTATGCCTTTTTGTTTTTGCTGGTTGTTCCTCGATTGTAGCATCGACTAAAGACATTAAAGATCCCTCAATGCTTTCCTCTAATCCCCCGCCCATCTTTGACCCGCTAACAAGTAACATTGCCGCGCCTCATATTAAAATACTTAAAAACAATCCCACACTTACAGGCGGGGTGCTTGTAAGTGATGGTGTTGATGCGTTTTTAAGCCGTGCCTACCTCGCTCGTATGGCAAAAAAAAGCATTATTTTGCAAACTTATATTTACAAAAATGATATGGCTTCTCGTATCCTTATGCACGAGATTTGGCTTGCTGCTCAAAGGGGCGTTATTATCAAATTGCTTATTGATGATAATGGACTAGATTCTGATTTTTCAGATATTATCGCCCTTGATAGCCATCCTAATATTGAAGTAAAGATTTTTAACCCTTATAAAAATCGCTCAAGGATTCTGCGCTATCCGGAAATGGTCTTTGACTTTGATAGAATCAATCATCGTATGCATAACAAACTTTTTATTGTTGATGATATAGCTCTTATTATCGGTGGGCGCAATATTGCAGATAATTATTTTGACCAAAATATTGATGTGAATTTTGTGGATACTGATGTGCTTTTTGTTGGCAAAGTAGCAAAGGATGCTAAAGACAATTTTTATGAATATTGGAATTTTCACCGCTCTATTCCCGTCTCGCTCCTGCCGCTTAAATCCTCCATTAAAAAATTTAAAGCTTCTATGGAAAAAATCAAGGCTAATCCACAATGGGAGCGATACGAAGAAGAAATGCACACGCTCATAGACAAATATAATAATAAAACATTGTATTGGGGCAATGCTACATATATTGGTGATGCTCCGCAAAAAGTGCAAGATACTCAAACGCCAAAGCCTATTGCAAAGGCACTTGTGGAGATTCTAAATCGCACAAATAATAATCTCTACATCTCTGCTGCCTACCTCGTGCCGGGTAAAGAGGGTATGAAAATCTTTGAAACACTTCTTGCTTCGGGTATAGAGGTGCAGATTCTCACCAATTCTCTTGCTTCTACTGATTCACTTGTCGTATATGGCGCGTGGGAGAGGTATCGCAATGCCCTTGTGAAAGGCGGCGCACAAGTATATGAGTATCAATATTTAGGCAAGGGCAAATCAAAGCTTAGGGACAAAATCTCAAAGTCTAAGGCTTCTTTGCATAGCAAAAGTATCGTATTTGATGATACTATTACGTGGATTGGGAGCTTTAATCTTGACCCACGCTCAATTTATCTTAATACAGAATCTGTGGTGATTTTTGATAATCCACAATTTGCTAAAGCCCTTAAGGCTGATTTGATTGAAGATATGGAAGATGCGTGGAAAGTATATGAAAATCACGGAAAAACATATTGGGAGGGAGAACACGAGGGTAAAATACAAACGCTTAGCTAC
- the thiS gene encoding sulfur carrier protein ThiS, whose product MNSIILNGKAYPLDTNCTILTLIEHLGIAHKAMAIAINTQVVKKDLWESYVLQNGDEVEILDFVGGG is encoded by the coding sequence ATGAATAGCATTATCCTCAATGGCAAAGCATATCCATTAGATACAAACTGCACGATTCTAACGCTCATAGAGCATTTAGGCATAGCTCATAAGGCAATGGCAATAGCTATTAACACACAGGTGGTAAAAAAAGACTTGTGGGAAAGCTATGTGTTGCAAAATGGCGATGAAGTGGAGATTTTAGACTTTGTTGGCGGTGGGTGA